CATGTGGGCTACTTCCTCGACCGGTTCGCGGAGGACCCCGGGATTGACCTCCTCGTCGGCAACCGACAACATCCCGACAGCCTGATTACCCGGCGGCAATCCCGCGTCCGCGAAATGATGGGCAAGTCGTTCAACCGCATTGTACGAATATTTGGATACAGCAGGATGTTGGATACGCAATGCGGATTCAAGGCCTATCGGAGCAATGCGGCCCGGGCCATCTTCGAACGCCAGATGCTCGACGGGTTCGTCTGCGACCTCGAGGCCATCATGCTGGCCGAGACCATGGGCTTCCGGGTGGTCGAGATGCCGGTGCGCTGGGTCAATTCGCCGGAATCGCGGGTCCGTCTCTTCGTCGACAGCCTGCACATGCTCCTCGACCTCCTGCGCCTGCGCCGTCTGGTCCGGCAGACTCTCAGGGACCACCCTTATCCGGACGGAACGGCGGGGACTCCATTGCCCGGGTCGCCTGCGGAAGCCGATGCAGAACGTGTAAGGGAATAATGGATACAATAGCCGACGACAGGACGCGGTGCCGGTGGGCGGGGGATGACCCGCTCTACCGGTCCTATCACGACGAAGAGTGGGGTGTGCCGGTGCGTGATGACCGGCTTCTCTTTGAGTTTCTCATTCTGGAAGGGGCCCAGGCCGGGCTGAGCTGGATCACGGTGCTGCGGAAGCGAGCGCACTACCGCAAGGTATATGACGGATTCGATCCGGAGAAGATCGCCCGTTGGTCGCCGGCCAGGCAGGAGAGGCTGCTGCAGGATCCGGGCATCATCCGGAATCGCCTGAAGGTGGCCTCGGCGGTGGGCAATGCCCGGGCGGTTCTTCAGTTGCGGGAGAGGGGAGTGACGCTGACGGACTTCCTCTGGGATTTTGTGGAGGGCGCGCCGATTCAGAACCGGTGGGCATCGATGAAGTCGGTGCCGGCCACGACCGATGAGTCCGACCGGATGAGCCGCGAATTGAAACGACTTGGCTTCAGGTTCGTGGGTTCCACCATCTGCTACGCGTTCATGCAGGCGGTGGGCATGGTCAACGACCACACGATCGACTGTTTCCGGCACGGGGAACTCGGCCCCCCGGAAGCGTCCTGAGGCGCCTTCAACAAAACGCCCGCCCCGCGAAGGGCGGGACGGGCGTCTTTGTCGAACCTCGAAACGAAAGTCACTCAATCATCTTTGAGAGCTCGCCGAGGAAGGGTTGCGGCCCGCCGTCCCGATAGGAGAGGCGGCCGATGATCCGGCCCTGACTGTCGGTCACGACAATGGCCGGATATCCAGAAATATCATACTTTTTCTGCAGGGCGCGGTTGTGCTTGATCTGCGACTCGGGCAGTTGGTAGGAACGGGGAAAGGCGAGCTTGAGCAGGACGAGGTGATCCTCGGCATAACGGGCGAATTCCGGGGTGTTGAAGATCTCGTCCTCCATCTTCTGGGACCAGACACACCAGTCCGATCCGGTGAAGAACATGAAGACCGGGCGGTTTGTCTTGAGGGACATTTCCATCGCTTCGGTCTCGTTCGTCATCCAGGCGATCGGATCGGTTCCGGCAACTCCCGCGGTGCCTGCGCCGGCGGCGAAGGCAAGGATGGCGGTGAGTTGGCGGACTGTATTCATTTTCGAATGATTCGGCTCCGGCGGCGGGGTGGCCCGGAAGGGGCCGGACGGTCATGTAGTGCTGGAACGAAGACAATGAACCGGCTTGATTTGGGAAACAATCACGAAATGCAGCCGATCCTTGATTTTGATCCGATGGCTTGACATCAAGGTAAAAAGTGTCGATTTGACACAAGTGACTTCGCCCGATCCGGCAGAAACCTTGGAGGAAATCCTCCAGCGAGCCGCCCATCGACTCGGCCAAATCAGGCGAATATGGATTCGCGAAAAGTTTCGCATGGGTGAATCTGATTTTGGAATCCTGCGCCAGCTCGGCCGATCCGGACCGATGCCGGTGTCGGCGGTTGGACGCAAGCTGTTGCTGACGAGTGGTTCGATCACGACAGCGGTGGATCGGATGGTGCGCCGTGGCATGGTGGTCCGGTCCGTTCCTCCGACCGATCGACGCAGGGTCCTGGTCGGCCTGACACCCGGGGGGCAGGCCCTGCTCAAGGCCATGCTCCCGGCCTACCGGACCTTGATGGAGGAGGCATTTTCGTCCTTGAGCGTGGTCGAAAAGTCACAATTGGCCGTTCTGCTTGGGAAATTGTAAATTTTTCGTGGATCGAACGGATCGGGTCTTCCAGGATCGACGTCTTATGCAAATTGATTTTCGGACGGCGACGCCGTTGGAACGCTACAAGATCCTGACCGCCGTGGTTGTTCCCCGGCCGATTGCCTGGATCACCACGGTTGACCGCAAGGGGCGGATCAACGCGGCGCCTTTCAGTTTCTTCAACGCGGTCGGAGCGGATCCTGCGCTGGTAGCGATCGGGATCGGCAACCGGGGCGGGGGCGTCCCCAAGGACACGGTCATCAATATCCGGGATACCGGTGAATTCGTGATCAACCTGGTGACTGACCTCAATGCCGCTGCGATGAATGTGACGGCTGCGGAGTTCGCTCAAGGGGTGAATGAACTCGAGAAGGCGGGGCTGACCACGCTGCCGTCGATCCAGGTGGCGGCGCCACGGATTGCCGAATCACCGGTTCATCTGGAGTGTCGCGAAGTCCAGACGATCGAGATCGGGCGGAGCCGCATTCTCATCGGCGAAGTCGTCGAGGTGCACATCGACGACGCCTGTTACGACGCCGGGAAGGGCTATGTGGCCACCGAGAAGCTGGCTGCCGTCGGGCGCATGCACGGACGGGGCTGGTATGCCCGGACATCCGATCTCTATGAGATCCCCCGGATTACGCCTGAGGATCTTGAGCACTGAGCGGTTCCGGCTTTCCCGGCAGCTTGAGCATTGTGATCCCGGTAAAGCCGTAGAGGATGGAAATTGCGGGGTTGATCAGGTTGAGGAAGGCGTAGGGCAGATAGGCGAAGGGAAAGACGCCGAGGGTGGCCCACATATAGGCGCCGCAGGTGTTCCATGGGACGAGCGGCGAGGACAGCGTGCCGCCGTCCTCGAGGCACCGCGACAGGTTGCGGGGATCGAGACCCTGCCGATGAAAGGCCTCCCGGTACATCCTCCCCGGAACCACCACGGAGAGGTACTGGTCTGGGGCGATGAAGTTCATGCCGACACAGGTCAGCACGGTTGCGGTGACGAGGGAGCCGGTGGAGTGGACCGCTTTGAGGATGGCTCCGGCGATGACGGCGAGCATTCCGGTGCGTTCCATCAAGCCACCGAAGGCTAGCGCACAGATGATCAGGGCGACGGTTGAGAGCATGCTTTCCATGCCGCCCCGGCTGAGCAGACCATCAACGGCCCCCACGCCGGTTTCGGAAATGACGCCGTTCTGGGCAACGTCCATGACCATGGCGAGCGAGACTCCCTGGACGGCCATGGCAGTGATACCCCCGATGACGGCGCCGAGCAGCAGGGCGGGGAGGGCCGGTACCCGCAGGATAACCATGACAATGACGAGAAGCGGCGGAATGAGCAGCCACGGAGAGATCCGGTAATGACGGTCCAGGGTGTCCAGGATGGTCTGGATGCCCTCGAGTGAGACCGTCCCACTATTGTCGTGGCGGAGGCCGAGCAGGAGGTAGAGTATCAGGGCGATGACCAGACTGGGCCCGGTCGTGTAGGTCATGTGCCGGACATGGGAGAAGAGATCGGTCCCGGCCACTCCGGGTGCCAGATTGGTCGTATCGGAGAGGGGCGACATCTTGTCGCCGAAATAGGCGCCCGAGATGATCGCTCCAGCCACCATGGGCAGCGGGAAACCCAGCCCCTGTCCGACCCCGATCAGGGCGATTCCGACCGTGCCGGCGGTTGACCAGGAACTGCCGGTCGAGAGTGAGATGAGGGCGCAGATGATGCAGGTGGTCGGAAGGAAGACCGATGGGGCAATCAGCTTCAGTCCGTAGGTGATCATGGTCGGGACGATCCCGCTGGCGATCCAGGTCGCGATGAGCATTCCGATGACGAGGAGGATGAGGCAGGCGGGTAGGGCGACGACGATGCCGTCGGTGATCCCCCGTTGCATCTCGTTCCACCCATAGCCCAGCCGGAGGCTGAAGAGCCCCGAAAGCACGGTCCCGAAGATGAGCGGGATATGGGGTGAGAGTCCGGCTTCAACCAGACTGCCGATCAGGGGCAGGCGTCCGAGGAATCCCAGAAAGCCGGTCAGAACCGGCATTTCGGGGATCTCGGTGGCGTTGACCACGGAGAGGCCCAGGAAAAAGATCATCAAGACCACGGGAACGAGGGCTTCCCACAGCTTGGGTGGTCGGATGGCGGAGGTCTTGGGAATGG
This genomic window from Opitutaceae bacterium contains:
- a CDS encoding MarR family transcriptional regulator, with the protein product MGESDFGILRQLGRSGPMPVSAVGRKLLLTSGSITTAVDRMVRRGMVVRSVPPTDRRRVLVGLTPGGQALLKAMLPAYRTLMEEAFSSLSVVEKSQLAVLLGKL
- a CDS encoding flavin reductase family protein translates to MQIDFRTATPLERYKILTAVVVPRPIAWITTVDRKGRINAAPFSFFNAVGADPALVAIGIGNRGGGVPKDTVINIRDTGEFVINLVTDLNAAAMNVTAAEFAQGVNELEKAGLTTLPSIQVAAPRIAESPVHLECREVQTIEIGRSRILIGEVVEVHIDDACYDAGKGYVATEKLAAVGRMHGRGWYARTSDLYEIPRITPEDLEH
- a CDS encoding thioredoxin family protein, with protein sequence MNTVRQLTAILAFAAGAGTAGVAGTDPIAWMTNETEAMEMSLKTNRPVFMFFTGSDWCVWSQKMEDEIFNTPEFARYAEDHLVLLKLAFPRSYQLPESQIKHNRALQKKYDISGYPAIVVTDSQGRIIGRLSYRDGGPQPFLGELSKMIE
- the nhaC gene encoding Na+/H+ antiporter NhaC; its protein translation is MIFFLGLSVVNATEIPEMPVLTGFLGFLGRLPLIGSLVEAGLSPHIPLIFGTVLSGLFSLRLGYGWNEMQRGITDGIVVALPACLILLVIGMLIATWIASGIVPTMITYGLKLIAPSVFLPTTCIICALISLSTGSSWSTAGTVGIALIGVGQGLGFPLPMVAGAIISGAYFGDKMSPLSDTTNLAPGVAGTDLFSHVRHMTYTTGPSLVIALILYLLLGLRHDNSGTVSLEGIQTILDTLDRHYRISPWLLIPPLLVIVMVILRVPALPALLLGAVIGGITAMAVQGVSLAMVMDVAQNGVISETGVGAVDGLLSRGGMESMLSTVALIICALAFGGLMERTGMLAVIAGAILKAVHSTGSLVTATVLTCVGMNFIAPDQYLSVVVPGRMYREAFHRQGLDPRNLSRCLEDGGTLSSPLVPWNTCGAYMWATLGVFPFAYLPYAFLNLINPAISILYGFTGITMLKLPGKPEPLSAQDPQA
- a CDS encoding glycosyltransferase family 2 protein, whose protein sequence is MTAEARGTRPPERGSVPEYSVVIPAYNEERRLPPALRELTDYGNARGTDFEVIAVVERSRDRTLQRAVEVAARRPPVRVIDNPIHRGKGYAVRTGVHRARGGIIFVMDADLSVPVNHVGYFLDRFAEDPGIDLLVGNRQHPDSLITRRQSRVREMMGKSFNRIVRIFGYSRMLDTQCGFKAYRSNAARAIFERQMLDGFVCDLEAIMLAETMGFRVVEMPVRWVNSPESRVRLFVDSLHMLLDLLRLRRLVRQTLRDHPYPDGTAGTPLPGSPAEADAERVRE
- a CDS encoding DNA-3-methyladenine glycosylase I yields the protein MDTIADDRTRCRWAGDDPLYRSYHDEEWGVPVRDDRLLFEFLILEGAQAGLSWITVLRKRAHYRKVYDGFDPEKIARWSPARQERLLQDPGIIRNRLKVASAVGNARAVLQLRERGVTLTDFLWDFVEGAPIQNRWASMKSVPATTDESDRMSRELKRLGFRFVGSTICYAFMQAVGMVNDHTIDCFRHGELGPPEAS